The proteins below are encoded in one region of Clostridium estertheticum:
- a CDS encoding carbohydrate ABC transporter permease — MKFFRKRPYILFILPGLILYTIFSVYPMIDSIRYSFYEWSGIGPMKFIGLQNYYKLLFDPRTSAMFLSAFLNNMKYIFWTLLVITPIQVLFAYLIYTKIRGYKIFQMLILMPWVIGNVITSFFFMMMFNGQIGLINNILQTLHLQKFQQDWFGNPKYSFIVLIIAVTWSGVGYGMILFVANMRDISESIIEAALVDGAGALKRFTSIILPLMWPSITNVIVLDTIWGLTVFDLPYMIAGANGGATGSLDFMSTFFFRYAFGSSLNGDAAFGFGAAVSVVMFVMILSVTLIQSKLLKKLEI; from the coding sequence ATGAAATTTTTTAGAAAAAGACCATACATATTATTTATATTACCAGGACTAATTTTATATACAATTTTTAGTGTTTATCCTATGATTGATTCAATTAGATATAGTTTTTACGAGTGGTCTGGAATTGGTCCCATGAAATTTATAGGTCTTCAAAATTATTATAAACTGTTGTTTGATCCAAGAACGTCAGCAATGTTTTTATCAGCATTTTTGAACAATATGAAATATATATTTTGGACTCTTTTGGTTATTACCCCAATACAAGTTCTATTTGCATATCTAATATATACAAAAATCAGAGGATACAAAATTTTTCAAATGTTAATTCTTATGCCATGGGTAATTGGCAATGTCATTACTAGTTTCTTTTTTATGATGATGTTTAATGGACAAATAGGATTAATTAATAATATTTTACAAACACTTCATCTTCAAAAGTTTCAACAAGATTGGTTTGGAAATCCTAAATACTCATTTATAGTATTGATTATAGCTGTTACATGGTCAGGTGTAGGTTATGGTATGATCTTGTTTGTAGCAAATATGAGAGATATTTCAGAATCAATTATAGAAGCAGCATTAGTAGACGGTGCAGGAGCATTAAAAAGGTTTACTTCTATAATACTCCCATTAATGTGGCCATCTATAACTAATGTGATAGTGCTTGACACAATATGGGGTTTAACTGTTTTTGATTTACCATATATGATTGCTGGAGCTAATGGTGGAGCAACAGGCTCATTAGACTTTATGAGTACATTCTTTTTTAGGTATGCTTTTGGTAGTTCATTAAATGGAGATGCGGCTTTTGGTTTCGGAGCAGCTGTTAGTGTGGTAATGTTTGTTATGATATTAAGTGTAACACTCATACAGTCGAAATTACTTAAAAAATTGGAAATTTGA
- a CDS encoding carbohydrate ABC transporter permease produces the protein MKKESIDFKFSKSEKTWKKFFTVILVMYCSFTIYMLAMTASNSFKTRQDLLYNTFGLPKAISFESFKHVFMNGYLRGLFNSVVITVLVVVGAIALACTVAYGLSKFKFKFKGLILAYFLMGMMLPVQLKLIPLYNIIKMLHLNNNIFGVVIIGISNLSLPVFILSMFFKTLPGELYEAGKIDGASEFRIFYSIMLPLARPVISAVALLTTFATWNDFFIPLVFLSTKSNMTLPLMINNYTATLLQSWNYLFAAVTLSIIPIIFMFFFFSEQIVSGIANGGVKE, from the coding sequence ATGAAAAAAGAATCTATCGATTTTAAATTTAGTAAATCAGAAAAAACATGGAAAAAATTTTTTACGGTGATACTTGTTATGTATTGTTCATTTACAATATATATGCTTGCAATGACCGCATCTAATTCTTTTAAGACAAGACAAGATTTATTATATAATACTTTTGGATTACCAAAAGCAATATCTTTTGAAAGTTTTAAACATGTGTTTATGAATGGATACTTAAGAGGTCTTTTTAATTCCGTTGTTATTACAGTTTTAGTAGTTGTAGGTGCCATAGCCTTAGCTTGCACTGTTGCTTATGGACTTTCAAAATTTAAGTTTAAATTTAAGGGTTTAATATTAGCATATTTTTTAATGGGTATGATGTTGCCTGTACAGTTAAAATTAATACCTCTTTATAATATTATAAAAATGCTTCACCTCAATAATAATATTTTTGGAGTAGTAATAATAGGAATTTCAAATCTATCTCTTCCTGTTTTTATTTTATCTATGTTTTTCAAAACTCTTCCAGGAGAGTTGTACGAAGCAGGTAAAATAGATGGAGCAAGTGAATTTAGAATTTTTTATTCAATTATGTTACCACTAGCACGACCTGTTATATCTGCAGTGGCATTACTTACAACATTCGCTACGTGGAACGACTTTTTTATTCCACTTGTATTCTTATCAACTAAAAGTAATATGACACTTCCACTAATGATTAATAATTATACAGCAACATTACTACAAAGTTGGAATTATTTATTTGCAGCAGTTACTTTATCAATTATACCAATAATTTTTATGTTTTTCTTTTTCTCTGAACAAATAGTTTCTGGAATTGCGAATGGAGGGGTTAAGGAGTAG
- a CDS encoding alpha-L-rhamnosidase C-terminal domain-containing protein produces MEEQSRKWKSKFIWRDHGEKRNFNAENEVVYFRKVFEIEDNECQFLAHISADSRYRMYLNGESVAVGPCKGNGFSFYYETVDLSDRLRVGKNIIAVKVLHHPPIGENISVWRSPLGMLIFDGELTDSNGTKLENIVSDDSWVCLKDESVRFVEGRYNTMFLGGSERVEGEFSNFAWEKLEYDDNHWERCICYDSLDVSTGVLNTWQLTKRTIPMLYEERKEFVGIKYVNDEEIKKEDILEKFSSTNKGCLKLDSGKRFIVEIDAGILTTGYIKIRLSGGKDSIIKILCAECYENEPIEIPWTRDRGVRDDEKKGKLYGDIDIYKVSGRGNKDGNLFESYEPFWIRTFRFIRIEITVGESPLYIHSFNYRETGYPLEVKAEFQCSDISLHKLWDISINTLRRCMHETYEDCPYYEQFQYTMDTYLQTLFTYHVSGDDRLARKAIYDFHSSLLPQGLLQSRYPSIEPQIIPAFNFYWILMLHDHYSYFRDSKLVKRYRATMDTVLEWFDRRLNEEGLVDNIPDQYWKFVDWVPEWRSGRGVPQAAKTGSLTVYSLMYAVSLQKAAELNKVVGRKEIAQEYLERATKVNHAVIKNCWSEENKMFRDGPAVELYSQHAQIWAVLSGAIEGKNASDLMEVATKIKTIAQVSYAMSYFLFRALSKTGLYDKSFELWDAWREMTNLNVTTWNEDPVTQRSECHAWGAVPLYEFCAEILGVKPSEGNADSITIAPKLGPLTWAKGKVVTRLGEIGVSWKLINGNFNIDIYNPNKANIDMYLPDGTIIKNLCDKVIQLKSKLN; encoded by the coding sequence GTGGAAGAACAAAGTAGAAAATGGAAATCAAAATTCATATGGCGAGATCATGGCGAAAAAAGAAATTTTAATGCAGAAAATGAAGTTGTATATTTTCGTAAAGTATTTGAAATTGAAGATAATGAATGCCAATTTTTAGCACATATTTCAGCAGATAGCAGATATCGTATGTATTTAAATGGTGAGTCTGTAGCAGTAGGACCTTGTAAAGGAAATGGCTTTTCTTTTTATTACGAAACAGTTGATTTATCAGACAGATTACGAGTTGGCAAAAATATTATTGCAGTCAAAGTTTTACATCATCCACCAATAGGAGAAAATATTTCTGTATGGCGTTCACCTCTGGGTATGCTTATTTTTGATGGGGAATTGACTGATAGTAACGGGACTAAATTAGAAAATATAGTTTCAGACGATTCTTGGGTTTGCCTAAAGGATGAGTCTGTTCGCTTTGTGGAAGGTAGATACAATACTATGTTTTTGGGAGGGTCTGAAAGAGTAGAAGGAGAATTTAGTAACTTTGCGTGGGAGAAACTGGAGTATGATGATAATCACTGGGAGAGATGTATTTGCTATGATTCTTTAGATGTTTCAACGGGGGTCTTGAATACTTGGCAGCTAACTAAAAGAACCATTCCAATGCTTTATGAAGAGCGTAAAGAATTTGTTGGAATAAAGTACGTGAATGATGAAGAAATTAAAAAAGAGGATATATTAGAAAAGTTTTCTTCAACTAATAAGGGATGTTTAAAACTTGATTCGGGAAAGCGTTTTATAGTAGAAATTGATGCAGGAATACTGACAACAGGATATATAAAGATTAGGCTAAGTGGTGGTAAGGATAGTATAATTAAAATTCTTTGCGCTGAATGTTATGAAAATGAACCAATTGAAATACCTTGGACAAGGGACCGAGGGGTTAGAGATGATGAGAAGAAAGGCAAATTATATGGCGATATTGATATTTATAAGGTTTCAGGCAGAGGTAATAAAGATGGAAACCTATTTGAAAGCTACGAACCCTTTTGGATTAGAACCTTTCGATTTATTAGAATAGAAATTACTGTTGGTGAAAGCCCCCTATATATTCATAGTTTTAATTATAGAGAGACAGGATATCCCCTCGAGGTAAAGGCAGAGTTTCAATGTTCAGATATTTCCTTACACAAACTTTGGGATATAAGCATTAACACACTGAGACGCTGCATGCATGAGACTTATGAAGATTGTCCTTATTATGAACAGTTTCAGTATACTATGGACACGTACCTTCAGACACTTTTTACTTATCATGTCAGTGGAGATGATAGGTTAGCAAGAAAAGCTATTTATGATTTCCATAGTTCATTATTACCGCAAGGTTTGTTACAAAGCAGGTATCCTTCAATTGAACCTCAAATTATACCTGCATTTAATTTTTATTGGATTCTAATGTTGCATGATCATTATAGCTATTTTAGAGATAGTAAATTGGTAAAAAGGTACCGTGCAACCATGGATACAGTGCTTGAATGGTTTGATAGACGTTTAAATGAGGAAGGGTTGGTGGATAATATCCCAGATCAGTATTGGAAGTTTGTTGACTGGGTTCCAGAGTGGAGAAGTGGTAGAGGAGTTCCACAAGCTGCAAAAACAGGATCTTTGACAGTGTACAGCCTTATGTATGCGGTATCTTTACAAAAGGCTGCAGAATTAAACAAAGTTGTAGGTAGAAAAGAAATAGCACAGGAGTATTTAGAAAGAGCCACAAAAGTTAACCATGCTGTTATAAAAAATTGTTGGTCAGAAGAGAATAAAATGTTCAGAGATGGACCTGCTGTAGAATTATACAGTCAACATGCTCAGATTTGGGCTGTGTTATCGGGTGCAATTGAAGGAAAAAATGCCTCAGATCTTATGGAAGTTGCAACTAAAATCAAAACTATTGCGCAAGTTTCATATGCTATGTCTTATTTTCTTTTTAGAGCACTTTCGAAAACTGGACTTTATGATAAATCCTTTGAATTGTGGGATGCTTGGAGGGAAATGACGAACTTAAATGTTACAACATGGAATGAAGACCCTGTAACACAGCGTAGTGAATGTCATGCTTGGGGGGCAGTGCCTCTGTATGAATTCTGTGCAGAGATTCTAGGAGTAAAACCAAGCGAGGGTAATGCTGACAGTATCACTATTGCTCCGAAACTGGGCCCACTTACCTGGGCTAAAGGAAAAGTTGTAACAAGGCTAGGAGAAATTGGTGTAAGCTGGAAGCTGATAAATGGGAATTTTAATATTGATATTTATAATCCTAATAAAGCCAATATAGATATGTACTTGCCTGATGGAACAATTATAAAGAATTTATGTGACAAAGTAATACAACTAAAGTCTAAACTAAACTAA